In the genome of Bosea sp. ANAM02, the window CCTGCGCGACTGCGTCGCGAACGGCGCCTCGCTCGGCTTCATGAGCTGGAACACGGCCGCCGATTACGAACGCTTCTGGCGCGATGTCGCGACGGGCGTCGCCGACGGTCGGGTCATCCTGCTGGCCGCGCGGACCGGCGATGGCATCGTCGGCACGGCCCAGCTCCACCTGATCGGCAAGACGAACCAGCCGCACCGGGCCGACATCGCCAAGGTTCTGGTACATTCGCGCGCCCGCCGGCAAGGCATCGGCGAGGCACTGATGCAGAGGGCCGAGACGATCGCGCGGGAGAAGGGTCGCAACCTGCTGGTGCTCGACACGGACGAGCACAGCGCGGCGCGGCGGCTCTACAACCGGCTGGGCTGGACGGAAGCCGGCACCATCCCACGTTATGCGCTGATGCCGGACGGGGCCGATTGCGGCTCGACGTTCTTCTACAAGAGCCTGGCTTGAACCACCCTTGTCATTCCGGGGGGGCGCCGCAGGCGCGAACCCGGAACCCACGACCGGGTAGGGCATTTGATATCCCACGACGAGCGGCTCGCCCAGTCGTGGCTTCCGGGTTCTTCGCTGCGCGAAGCCCCGGAATGACAATGGAGGCTCAGCCCTCGACGTTGCCGCGGATATAGGGCTCGACCGGGCCCTTGAGCATGATCGTCATCGGACGGCCGAAACGGTCCTTGGCGTTGCCGGCGGCGACCTTCACCCAGCCCTCGGAGACGCAATATTCCTCGACATTGGTCTTCTCGACGCCCTTGAAGCGGATGCCGATATCGCGCGCCAGCACCTCTTCGTTGTAAAAGGGGCTCTCCGGGTTGACGGACAGACGGTCGGGAAGCTGCTCGGACATGAGTGTCGCACCTGAATTGCGGAAAGGAATGCCTTGCCCGCTCGATAACCGCTTCCGCCGACAAAGCCAACTTTCCCGGGAAACACGCGTCATTCCGCTTCAAGCCTTGAATGACAGCCGGTGAAGAACGGCTGACTCTCACGCCGCCAGATCGGCCACCAGCGCATCGAGCAGCAGGGCGCCATCGGGCGTCGCCGCGAGCCGGCCGCCCGCGCGCTCCATCAGCAGCTTCTGCTCGATCAGGCTGGCGACGCGCCTGGCATCGAGCGGGCGCCCGGCCAGCGCCTTGAACACCTGCGGGTCGATGCCCTCGACGAGCCGAAGCCCCATCAGCAGGTACTCGTCGCCCTGCGCTTCATCGCTGAGGCGCTCGTCCTCGACCAGCGCATGGCCCTCGGCTTCCACCCGCTCCAGCCAGATTTCCGGCCGCTTCTCGGTGGAATGCGCCATGCGGCCTTCGCTCGTCACCAATCGGCCATGGGCGCCCGGCCCGATGCCGGCATATTCGCCATAGTGCCAGTAGACGAGGTTGTGCCGGCATTCCGCGCCCGGCCGGGCATGGTTGGAGATTTCGTAGACCGGCATGCCGTGCCGGGCCGTGATCTCCTGCGTGATCTCGTAGAGCGCGGCGCCGGCCTCGTGATCGGGAATGGCGAGCTTGCCGGCGCGGAACAGGCGCTCGAAGGCCGTGCCGGGCTCGATCGTGAGCTGGTAGAGCGAGAGATGCTCGGCCGCATGGCTGATCGCCAGCTCCAGCTCGGCGCGCCAGAGCGCGGGCGTCTGCAAGGGCGAGCGGGCATAGATCAGGTCGAAGGAATAGCGCTCGAAATATTGCCGCGCGATCGCAACCGCCGCGAGCGCCTCCTCGGCCGAATGCATCCGGCCGAGCGCCTTGAGATCGGCATCGTTCAGCGCCTGCACGCCGAGCGAGACGCGGTTGACGCCGGCCGCGCGGAAATCGCGGAAGCGCCCGGCCTCGACGCTGGTCGGATTGGCCTCCAGCGAGACCTCGCAGTTCGGATCGACCGCCCAGTGCTCGCCGATCGCATCGAGGATTGCGCCGACGGTCTTCCCCTCCATCAGCGAGGGCGTGCCGCCGCCGAAGAAGATCGAGGAGACCGTGCGGCCGGGCACCAGCGCGGCGCGATGCGCAATCTCGCGGCGGAAGGCGGCGATATAGCGCTGCTGGTCCGGCGGCTGCAGCCGGACATGGCTGTTGAAGTCGCAATAGGGGCATTTGGCCAGGCAGAACGGCCAATGCACATAGACGGCGAAGCCCGCATCCGCGGTCGGATGCAGGATCGAAGGCCGCGCGACGAGTGCGGCCGGGGCGCTCACGCCGGCTTCCTCAGGCAGGCGGCGGCGAGCTCATGGAAGGCGCGCGCACGATGCGACAGGCCGGGCGAGCCATCGGCCGGAATGCCGTGCTTCTCCTCAGCCGTCATCTCGCCGAAGGTCTTGCCGTGTCCATCGGGCAGGAAGATCGGATCATAGCCGAAGCCGCCGAGGCCGCGCGCCTGCTCGGTCACGGTGCCGAAGACACGGCCCTCGAACAGCTCCTGATGCCCGTCCGGCCAGGCGATCACCAGCGCCGAGACGAAATGCGCCTTGCGCTTCTCGGGCGCGATGGCGCCGCGCTTGGCGAGCTCCATCTGCACGCGCCCGATCGCCGGGGCGAAATCCTTGCCTGGTCCGGCCCAGTTGGCCGAGAACAGGCCCGGCGCGCCGTCCAATGCATCGATGCAGATGCCGGAATCGTCGGCAAGTGCCGGTAGCCCGCTGGCGGTCGCGGCGGCGACCGCTTTGATCGCCGCGTTCTCCGAGAACATGTAGCCGTCCTCTACGGGCTCGGGCAGGCCGAGCTCGCCTGCCGAGACGAGAGCGATGCCATAGGGCGCCAGCAAGTCGCGCATCTCGCGCAGCTTGCCCTGGTTATGGGTCGCGATCACTACCTTGCCGGTAAGGAGGCGATGTTCAGCCATGGCAGTTTCGGTCCGTCTCAAACGTTCACGGTCATCCCGTGTGACCGGAGGGAGACCCGGGATTCATGCTGGAACGGTTCAGGAATGGATCCCGGATCGGCGCCGCTGACGCGGCTTATCCGGGATAACGCGCGAGAATGAAACCGCGCCAGCATCAAATTAGCCCACCGCCGCCTTCTGCAGCGTGACGAGCTGGGCGACGCCGCCCTTGGCGAGCTTCAGCAGCGACAGAAGCTCTTCCTCGGAGAAGGGGGCGCCTTCGGCCGTGCCCTGCACCTCGACGATGCCGCCCGAGCCGGTGATGACGAAATTGGCGTCGGTCTGCGCACCGGAATCCTCGACATAGTCGAGATCGATCACCGGGTTGCCGGCGACGATGCCGCAGGAGATCGCGGCGACATGGTCCTTCAGCGGGTTCGTGCCCTTGAGCAGGCCGCGCCCCTCCATCCATTTCAGCGCATCGTGCAGCGCGACCCAGGCGCCGGTGATCGAGGCCGTGCGGGTGCCGCCATCGGCCTGGAGCACGTCGCAATCGACGACGATCTGGCGCTCGCCGATCGCGGTAAGGTCGACCACGGCGCGCAGCGAGCGGCCGATCAGGCGCTGGATTTCCTGCGTGCGGCCGGACGGCTTGCCGGAGGTGACCTCGCGGCGCGTGCGCTCATGCGTGGCGCGCGGCAGCATCGAATATTCGGCGGTGACCCAGCCCTTGCCGGTGCCGCGCAGCCACGGCGGCCCCTTTTCCTCGACGGTCGCGGCGCAGAGCACCTTGGTCTCGCCGAACGTGACCATGCAGGAGCCCTCGGCATAGCGCACCACGCCGCGTTCGAGCGTGACCTTGCGCATCTCGTCGGCGGCGCGTTTGGAGGGTCGCATGAAAATGTCCTGTCTTGCGGGGAAGTGGCGGCTTGTAGGCGTTTGCGCCGCGCGCGGCAAGGCGCCGGACGGGAGTGCCCCTTGATCCCTGCGCTTCGCATGACGACAATAGGACGAGAACGACGGTTCGCCTGAAAAAGGTTCATGAGCGCCCATACGCCCCGCCCCGAGACGATGAGCAGCCTGGTCGAGACCGACCAGCGCTCGCGCGAGATCTTTCGCCAGATCGTCGACGGCTATCTGACGACCGGCGAGCCGGTCGGCTCGCGCAACATCGCCCGCCTGCTGCCGATGGCGCTTTCGCCGGCAACGGTGCGCAACGTCATGACCGATCTCGAAATGGCCGGGCTGATCTATGCGCCGCACACGTCCGCCGGGCGCCTTCCCACCGAGCGGGGCCTGCGCTTCTTCGTCGATGCGATGATGGAGGTCGGCAATCTCACCACCGAGGAGCGCTCCCGCATCGAGGCGCAGATCCGGGTCGCCGCCAGCAACCGCAATCTCGACCAGACCCTGACGGAAGCCTCGGCCCTGCTGTCGGGCCTGTCGCGCGGCGCCGGCGTCGTCGTCACCACCAAGGCCGATGTCCGGCTGAAGCATATCGAGTTCGTCCGGCTCGATCCCGCGCGAGCGCTCGTCGTGCTCGTCTCGCAGGACGGCACGGTCGAGAACCGCCTGCTGGCCCTGCCGCCCGGCCTGCCGGCCTCGGCCCTGAGCGAAGCCGCTAATTTCCTCAATGCCCGCATCCTCGGCAAGACGCTGGCCGAGCTGCGCGGCGAGATCGGCGGCCAACGCGCCCAGATGGAGCGCGAGCTCGACGCGCTGACGGCCCGCCTGGTCGAAAGCGGCATCGCGACCCAGGCCGGCCCAGGCAGCGACCGCCATCTCATCGTGCGCGGCCAGGCCAATCTGCTCGACGACCTGCGGGCGCAGGAGGATCTTGAGCGCATCCGCATGCTCTTCGGCGATCTCGAGACGCAGACCGACGTCATCGACCTGCTGACGCGGGCCGAGCAGGGCGACGGCGTGCGCATCTTCATCGGCTCGGAGAACAAGCTGTTCTCGATGTCCGGTTCCTCGATGGTCGCAGCCCCTTTCCGCGACGCCGAGCAGCGCATCGTCGGCGTCGTCGGCATCATCGGCCCGACGCGGCTGAACTATGCCCGCATCGTCCCCATGGTCGACTATACCGCCAAGGTCGTCGGCAGCCTGCTGGACGGCAGCCGCTGACGCGCTATCGCGGCGAGGATATGTGCGCCGTGCCGGGCCGGCCCGGAATCCATCATCGAAGCGCCGCAGCCTTCGATGGATCCGGATCGGTGCCGTTCAAGGCCTGTCCGAGATGACGATAGCGAGCGGCTGCGTCAGCCCTTGCCCAGCCTTGCGCCCGTCTTCGGGTCGAAGACATGGATCTTGTCGGGATCGACGGTGATCCAGAGCCGGCCTTCCTGGGCCGCGACCTCCCCGGTCGCCGCCTGCATCACGAAGGGATGGCCCGAGAGCTTGCCGTGGAAGAGCTGGGTCGCGCCGAGTTCCTCGATGAACTCGACATCGAAGGGCAGCGAGCCCGCCTGCCCCTCCGAAGCTATCTCGACATCCTCCGGACGCAGGCCGACCTCGACCGGTGCCTGCGCCGCCAGATCCTCTCTGAGGTCGCGCACCTCGATGATCGTGTCGCCGAGCGCGACGATGCCGGAACCGTCGACCGCGCCGGGCAGGATATTCATCGGCGGCGAGCCGATGAAGGTCGCGACGAACTTGCTCGCCGGCTTGCGATAGACCTCGGCCGGCAGGCCGATCTGCTCGACCTGGCCGGCATTCATCACCACCAGCTTGTCGGAGAGCGTCATCGCCTCGACCTGATCATGGGTGACGTAGATCGCGGTGACGCCGAGCGCGCGCTGCAGCTTCTTGATCTCGACGCGCATCTGGACGCGGAGTTTCGCGTCGAGGTTCGAGAGCGGCTCGTCGAAGAGGAAGACCTGCGGCTTGCGCACGATGGCGCGGCCCATGGCGACGCGCTGGCGCTGGCCGCCGGAGAGCTGGCGCGGCCGGCGCTCCAGGAAGGGTTCGATCGCGAGGATGCGCGCGGCTTCCTTCACGCGCTTGTCGATCTCGTCCTTCGGCGTGCCGCGGTTGCGCAGGCCATAGGCCATGTTGTCGTAGATGTTCATATGCGGATAGAGCGCATAGTTCTGGAACACCATGGCGATGTCGCGGTCGGCCGGCTCGACCTGGTTGACGACGCGCTCGCCGATCGCGACCTCGCCGGAGGAGATCGTCTCCAGCCCGGCGACCATGCGCAGGAGCGTTGACTTGCCACAGCCGGAGGGGCCGACGAGGACGCAGAAGCCGCCATCGGGGATGTCGAAGGAGACGCCTTTCACGGCTTCGACACCGCCGGCATAGACCTTCTTGACGTTGCTGAGAGTGACCTGGGCCATTCGCGGATTACTTCTCGGTTTCGACCAGGCCCTTCACGAAGAGCCTCTGCATGGCGATGACGACGAAGACGGGCGGCAGCATCGCCAGCATGGCGGTGGCCATGGCGAGCTGCCATTCCGTCAAAGCGTCGGCGGTGACGATCATCTTCTTGATGGCGATGACGATGGTCTGCATCGAGTCCTTCGTCGTCACCAGGAGCGGCCAGAGATACTGGTTCCAGCCATAGATGAACTGGATGACGAAGAGCGCGGCGATCGTCGTCATCGAGAGCGGGATCAGCGTGTCCTTGAAGAACTTGAACGGGCCGGCGCCGTCGATCTTGGACGCTTCGAGCAGTTCGTCGGGGATCGTCATGAAGAACTGCCGGAAGAGCAGCGTACCCGTCGCCGAGGCGATGAGCGGGATGGCGAGGCCCTGATAGGTGTCGAGCATGTTGAGATCGGAGACGATCTTGAAGGTCGGGAAGATGCGGACCTCGACCGGGAGCATCAGCGTGACGAAGATGATCCAGAACGCCGCCATGCGGAACGGGAAGCGGTAATAGACCACCGCATAGGCCGAGAGCACGGAGATGAAGATCTTCCCGAGCGCGATCGTGATCGCCATGATGAAGGAATTCACCATCATCCCGATCACCGGCTCGCGCGTCGTGCCCGAGGTGCCGACGAAGAGGATGCGATTGTAGTTCTCCAGGAAGTACGGGCCGGGATAGAGCGGCATCTGGCCGTTGATCACGGTCGCGGCGTCCCAGGTCGAGGCGACGAAGGTCAGCCAGACCGGGAAGGCGACGATCAAGACGCCGATCGTCAGGATGATATAGGCGATCAGGTCGCCCATGCGGCGGTCCTCGACCATCAGGCGGCCCTCCCCATCTCGCGCAGCAATCCGGCCAGCGCATCGGCGCAGGCATCGAGGCAGGCCTGGCCCTTGGCAGCCGTGGCCCGGCGGGCATCGCCGACCACGCCGGTCTCGGTCATCTCGCGGAAGGAGCGATGGCGCGAGACGACCTGCCGGCGCGGCGCGCGATCCAGCGCGCCGTACGCTTCCGGAAGGCGCGGCTCGCGCACGGAGCCCGGCGCCAGCACCATCATCATCGAGGTCTCGACCTCGCAGGCATGCTGGACGCCCTTCTGGTCTTCCAGAAGGGGCCCAAGCGCCGTCTCGGCCAGCATGAAATAGGTGGTCGCCGCGACATGCAGGTTCGTCTCGCGGGCGAAATCGGGCAGGAAGGCGGTGAGCGCGGCGATATTGCCGCCATGGCCGTTGACGATCAGCACGCGATGGAAGCCGTGACGCTCGATGCTCTTCAGGAAGGAGAGCAGCACGGCGCGATAAGTCGGGATGTCGAAGGTGAAGGTGCCGCCGAAGGCCATGTGATGCTCGGCCATGCCGCACCAGAGCGTCGGCGCGACCACCACGTCGACATCGGCCGCACGCTCGGCGGCGGCCTTGCAGACGCCGCCGCACAGGATCGTGTCGACGCCGACCGGCAGATGCGGGCCGTGCTGCTCGATCGAGGCGACGGGCAGGACGATGATCGCGTCCGTCGCG includes:
- a CDS encoding creatininase family protein — its product is MASVLWMDLTAEELRAKAATDAIIVLPVASIEQHGPHLPVGVDTILCGGVCKAAAERAADVDVVVAPTLWCGMAEHHMAFGGTFTFDIPTYRAVLLSFLKSIERHGFHRVLIVNGHGGNIAALTAFLPDFARETNLHVAATTYFMLAETALGPLLEDQKGVQHACEVETSMMMVLAPGSVREPRLPEAYGALDRAPRRQVVSRHRSFREMTETGVVGDARRATAAKGQACLDACADALAGLLREMGRAA
- the hemW gene encoding radical SAM family heme chaperone HemW translates to MSAPAALVARPSILHPTADAGFAVYVHWPFCLAKCPYCDFNSHVRLQPPDQQRYIAAFRREIAHRAALVPGRTVSSIFFGGGTPSLMEGKTVGAILDAIGEHWAVDPNCEVSLEANPTSVEAGRFRDFRAAGVNRVSLGVQALNDADLKALGRMHSAEEALAAVAIARQYFERYSFDLIYARSPLQTPALWRAELELAISHAAEHLSLYQLTIEPGTAFERLFRAGKLAIPDHEAGAALYEITQEITARHGMPVYEISNHARPGAECRHNLVYWHYGEYAGIGPGAHGRLVTSEGRMAHSTEKRPEIWLERVEAEGHALVEDERLSDEAQGDEYLLMGLRLVEGIDPQVFKALAGRPLDARRVASLIEQKLLMERAGGRLAATPDGALLLDALVADLAA
- a CDS encoding GNAT family N-acetyltransferase, with translation MNATSLAASIETLDATEAEAAVPALAEILRDCVANGASLGFMSWNTAADYERFWRDVATGVADGRVILLAARTGDGIVGTAQLHLIGKTNQPHRADIAKVLVHSRARRQGIGEALMQRAETIAREKGRNLLVLDTDEHSAARRLYNRLGWTEAGTIPRYALMPDGADCGSTFFYKSLA
- the hrcA gene encoding heat-inducible transcriptional repressor HrcA, whose protein sequence is MSAHTPRPETMSSLVETDQRSREIFRQIVDGYLTTGEPVGSRNIARLLPMALSPATVRNVMTDLEMAGLIYAPHTSAGRLPTERGLRFFVDAMMEVGNLTTEERSRIEAQIRVAASNRNLDQTLTEASALLSGLSRGAGVVVTTKADVRLKHIEFVRLDPARALVVLVSQDGTVENRLLALPPGLPASALSEAANFLNARILGKTLAELRGEIGGQRAQMERELDALTARLVESGIATQAGPGSDRHLIVRGQANLLDDLRAQEDLERIRMLFGDLETQTDVIDLLTRAEQGDGVRIFIGSENKLFSMSGSSMVAAPFRDAEQRIVGVVGIIGPTRLNYARIVPMVDYTAKVVGSLLDGSR
- the rph gene encoding ribonuclease PH — its product is MRPSKRAADEMRKVTLERGVVRYAEGSCMVTFGETKVLCAATVEEKGPPWLRGTGKGWVTAEYSMLPRATHERTRREVTSGKPSGRTQEIQRLIGRSLRAVVDLTAIGERQIVVDCDVLQADGGTRTASITGAWVALHDALKWMEGRGLLKGTNPLKDHVAAISCGIVAGNPVIDLDYVEDSGAQTDANFVITGSGGIVEVQGTAEGAPFSEEELLSLLKLAKGGVAQLVTLQKAAVG
- a CDS encoding DUF3297 family protein is translated as MSEQLPDRLSVNPESPFYNEEVLARDIGIRFKGVEKTNVEEYCVSEGWVKVAAGNAKDRFGRPMTIMLKGPVEPYIRGNVEG
- the ugpE gene encoding sn-glycerol-3-phosphate ABC transporter permease UgpE, encoding MVEDRRMGDLIAYIILTIGVLIVAFPVWLTFVASTWDAATVINGQMPLYPGPYFLENYNRILFVGTSGTTREPVIGMMVNSFIMAITIALGKIFISVLSAYAVVYYRFPFRMAAFWIIFVTLMLPVEVRIFPTFKIVSDLNMLDTYQGLAIPLIASATGTLLFRQFFMTIPDELLEASKIDGAGPFKFFKDTLIPLSMTTIAALFVIQFIYGWNQYLWPLLVTTKDSMQTIVIAIKKMIVTADALTEWQLAMATAMLAMLPPVFVVIAMQRLFVKGLVETEK
- a CDS encoding sn-glycerol-3-phosphate import ATP-binding protein UgpC, whose amino-acid sequence is MAQVTLSNVKKVYAGGVEAVKGVSFDIPDGGFCVLVGPSGCGKSTLLRMVAGLETISSGEVAIGERVVNQVEPADRDIAMVFQNYALYPHMNIYDNMAYGLRNRGTPKDEIDKRVKEAARILAIEPFLERRPRQLSGGQRQRVAMGRAIVRKPQVFLFDEPLSNLDAKLRVQMRVEIKKLQRALGVTAIYVTHDQVEAMTLSDKLVVMNAGQVEQIGLPAEVYRKPASKFVATFIGSPPMNILPGAVDGSGIVALGDTIIEVRDLREDLAAQAPVEVGLRPEDVEIASEGQAGSLPFDVEFIEELGATQLFHGKLSGHPFVMQAATGEVAAQEGRLWITVDPDKIHVFDPKTGARLGKG
- the rdgB gene encoding RdgB/HAM1 family non-canonical purine NTP pyrophosphatase translates to MAEHRLLTGKVVIATHNQGKLREMRDLLAPYGIALVSAGELGLPEPVEDGYMFSENAAIKAVAAATASGLPALADDSGICIDALDGAPGLFSANWAGPGKDFAPAIGRVQMELAKRGAIAPEKRKAHFVSALVIAWPDGHQELFEGRVFGTVTEQARGLGGFGYDPIFLPDGHGKTFGEMTAEEKHGIPADGSPGLSHRARAFHELAAACLRKPA